From Alphaproteobacteria bacterium, the proteins below share one genomic window:
- a CDS encoding DUF302 domain-containing protein: MKMHALILAGFLGLLAGTAAAREPNEMFLMRTSTKAPDQIVAAVRSYVLERKWLYLAAFKLKGGEIDAVKICYPPIGKDIFAAGLHVAAMMPCGHIAIYREGDATRISMLHPNFMHALYPDPNLEKAAKEVTPLFEAMLDAIVR, encoded by the coding sequence ATGAAAATGCACGCGCTCATCCTGGCCGGATTCCTGGGGTTGCTCGCCGGCACCGCCGCGGCCCGGGAGCCGAACGAGATGTTCCTCATGCGCACCAGCACCAAGGCACCTGACCAGATCGTTGCCGCGGTTCGGTCCTACGTGCTGGAACGCAAGTGGCTCTATCTCGCGGCGTTCAAGCTCAAGGGCGGCGAGATCGATGCCGTGAAGATCTGCTACCCGCCGATCGGCAAGGACATCTTCGCGGCCGGCCTGCATGTCGCCGCGATGATGCCGTGCGGACATATCGCGATCTACCGGGAGGGCGATGCGACGCGCATCTCCATGTTGCATCCCAACTTCATGCACGCGCTCTATCCCGACCCGAATCTCGAGAAGGCAGCCAAGGAGGTGACTCCGCTGTTCGAGGCGATGCTGGACGCGATCGTGAGGTGA
- the cysK gene encoding cysteine synthase A, whose protein sequence is MTFDKPGRRRVYGNVLETIGNTPMVRIGRLAREAGCQAEVLAKLEFFNPLASVKDRIAISMLEAMEADGTIGPGSVIVEPTSGNTGIGLAFACAAKGYRCILTMPDSFSIERRKLMRFLGAELALTPREKGIGGAIDKAKEIIAGTEKAVMPWQFGHPANPDIHRRTTAEEIWVDTNGVVDAVVLGVGTGGTLTGVGEVLKARNPELRVIAVEPDKSPVLSGGTHSPHMIQGIGAGFVPDVLDTSLIDEVLQVSNEEAIETARRLSVLEGIPAGISSGAALACALRVAARPELKGRTVVTLLPDSAERYISTALFAHLDDG, encoded by the coding sequence CTGACCTTCGACAAGCCGGGCCGCCGCCGCGTCTACGGCAACGTCCTGGAGACCATCGGCAACACGCCCATGGTGCGCATCGGTCGTCTGGCGCGGGAAGCCGGCTGCCAGGCCGAGGTGCTTGCCAAGCTGGAATTCTTCAATCCGCTCGCCAGCGTCAAGGACCGCATCGCCATTTCGATGCTCGAGGCGATGGAGGCCGACGGCACCATCGGCCCGGGCAGCGTCATCGTCGAGCCGACGTCGGGCAACACCGGCATCGGGCTCGCTTTCGCCTGCGCGGCCAAGGGCTATCGCTGCATCCTGACCATGCCCGACAGCTTCTCCATCGAGCGGCGCAAGCTGATGCGCTTCCTCGGGGCCGAGCTGGCGCTGACACCGCGCGAGAAGGGCATCGGCGGGGCCATCGACAAGGCGAAGGAGATCATCGCCGGCACCGAGAAGGCGGTGATGCCCTGGCAGTTCGGCCATCCGGCCAATCCCGACATCCACCGTCGCACCACCGCCGAAGAGATATGGGTCGATACCAACGGCGTGGTCGATGCGGTGGTCCTCGGCGTCGGCACCGGTGGCACTCTGACAGGCGTCGGCGAAGTGCTGAAGGCGCGCAATCCCGAGCTGCGCGTGATCGCGGTCGAGCCGGACAAGAGCCCGGTCCTGTCCGGCGGCACGCACTCGCCGCACATGATCCAGGGCATCGGCGCGGGCTTTGTCCCCGATGTGCTCGACACCAGTCTCATCGACGAGGTTCTGCAGGTCAGCAACGAAGAAGCGATCGAGACGGCGCGTCGACTGTCCGTGCTGGAGGGCATCCCGGCGGGCATCTCCTCGGGTGCCGCACTGGCCTGCGCGCTGCGCGTCGCCGCGCGGCCCGAGCTGAAGGGCCGCACGGTCGTCACGCTGCTGCCCGACAGCGCCGAACGCTACATCTCCACGGCGCTCTTCGCGCATCTCGACGACGGATAG
- a CDS encoding methyltransferase domain-containing protein codes for MSSQTFVDAVRLRAEVSSKYRDVALRPHDTYHFHTGRFLAHRLGYNPAVVDSLPEAAVESFAGVANPFSLRPLAAGEKVVDVGAGAGFDCFIAAGQVGPSGRVIGVDMTEEMLEKSRRTAAQMDMAHLEFREGLAERLPVEDGWADVVVSNGVINLCADKRQVLAEIRRVLRPGGHLQFADIANGQPVPEAATLNIDLWTA; via the coding sequence ATGAGTTCGCAGACATTCGTCGACGCGGTAAGGCTGCGCGCCGAAGTGAGCAGCAAGTATCGCGACGTCGCGTTGCGGCCGCACGACACCTACCATTTCCACACCGGCCGATTTCTCGCCCACCGGCTGGGCTACAACCCTGCCGTGGTCGACTCGCTGCCGGAGGCCGCGGTCGAGTCGTTCGCCGGTGTCGCCAACCCCTTCTCGCTGCGTCCCCTCGCTGCGGGCGAGAAGGTGGTCGATGTCGGCGCGGGTGCCGGCTTCGATTGCTTCATCGCCGCGGGACAGGTGGGGCCCTCGGGCCGCGTCATCGGCGTCGACATGACCGAGGAGATGCTGGAGAAGTCGCGGCGCACCGCGGCGCAAATGGACATGGCGCATCTCGAGTTCCGCGAGGGGCTGGCAGAACGCCTGCCGGTCGAGGATGGCTGGGCCGATGTCGTCGTCAGCAACGGCGTGATCAACCTTTGCGCCGACAAGCGGCAGGTCTTGGCCGAGATCCGGCGCGTGCTGCGGCCGGGCGGCCATCTGCAGTTCGCCGACATCGCGAACGGTCAGCCAGTGCCCGAAGCGGCGACCCTGAACATCGATCTCTGGACGGCTTGA
- a CDS encoding winged helix-turn-helix domain-containing protein produces the protein MERKLTTILAMDVVGYSRLMERDETGTLERLKDIRARHVDPAVARHSGRIIKLMGDGTLAAFASVVGGLQCAVDIQKELAERNAGVPENHRLQLRMGLHLGDVIIEGDDIYGDGVNVAARLERIAPAGGIVLSRQVHDHIGPNVAVRLVSIGEQAVKNISRPIEAYRVDFEPDARGASILRFDEFELDVSLFQLRKAGARVAVEPQVFDLLVFLARNRDRIVAKDEVFAAIWGDRIVSDAALSSQIKAARRALGDDGASQRMIATVHGRGFRFIPEVRSAPVGEVSAQPESRVEETLDAIRQRPSVVVLPFTNLNSDASEDYLADGITEDIITALAKNRWLTVVARNPAFAFRNSGDSIRTIGKKLEADYVVTGSMRKAGDRYRATIQVVDAETEHSIWSERFDSSAADIFDLQDEISELVASRLEAELGLSEQRKAERKPRKNLGAWDLYQLGCAEFYKFTPEANRRSQELLRESIRLDPAFPGAHARLAYAIILSMVYFDAPSEAAAMDEALAAARRAVELDDQDAQGFCFLGRVHLARQEYDQALAALEHALRLNPCLAVSYCALADSLTYEGRLDEAITNFEVAIRLSPHDPFRWAFYSYRSLAHIFRGEHEAAVNWARRAVQVPNAQYWATAHLVAALGHLGDRSQIERAVADLRRIKPGFSVAFAKEHLFYLKRTEQLETYLDGLRKAGVP, from the coding sequence ATGGAGAGGAAGCTCACAACCATCCTGGCGATGGATGTCGTCGGCTACAGCCGCCTGATGGAGCGCGATGAAACCGGCACGCTCGAGCGGCTCAAGGACATCCGCGCGCGTCATGTCGACCCCGCGGTCGCGCGGCACTCCGGGCGCATCATCAAGCTGATGGGCGACGGCACGCTGGCCGCCTTCGCCAGTGTCGTCGGCGGCCTGCAATGCGCCGTCGACATCCAGAAAGAGCTCGCCGAGCGCAATGCCGGCGTGCCGGAGAACCACCGCCTGCAGCTGCGCATGGGCCTGCATCTGGGCGACGTGATCATCGAAGGCGACGATATCTATGGTGACGGCGTCAACGTGGCGGCAAGGCTCGAGCGCATCGCGCCGGCCGGCGGCATCGTGCTGTCGCGCCAGGTGCACGACCATATCGGCCCCAACGTGGCCGTGCGGCTGGTGTCGATCGGCGAGCAGGCGGTCAAGAACATCAGCCGCCCCATCGAGGCCTATCGCGTCGACTTCGAGCCCGACGCGCGCGGGGCGAGCATCCTGCGCTTCGACGAGTTCGAGCTCGACGTTTCGCTCTTCCAGCTGCGCAAGGCTGGAGCGCGGGTCGCCGTCGAGCCGCAGGTTTTCGACCTGCTCGTGTTCCTCGCGCGCAATCGCGACCGGATCGTGGCCAAGGACGAGGTATTCGCGGCGATCTGGGGCGACCGCATCGTCTCCGATGCGGCGCTCAGCAGCCAGATCAAGGCGGCGCGGCGCGCGCTGGGCGACGACGGCGCCTCGCAGCGCATGATCGCCACCGTTCACGGCCGCGGCTTCCGCTTCATCCCGGAGGTGCGCAGCGCACCGGTCGGCGAGGTGTCGGCGCAGCCCGAGAGCCGCGTTGAAGAGACGCTGGACGCGATCCGACAGCGCCCCTCGGTCGTCGTGCTGCCATTTACGAATCTCAACAGCGACGCGTCCGAGGACTATCTCGCCGATGGCATCACCGAGGACATCATTACGGCGCTCGCCAAGAACCGATGGCTGACCGTCGTCGCCCGCAACCCGGCGTTCGCCTTCCGCAACTCGGGCGACAGCATCCGCACCATCGGCAAGAAGCTCGAGGCCGATTACGTGGTGACCGGCAGCATGCGCAAGGCGGGCGACCGGTACCGCGCGACTATCCAGGTGGTTGATGCGGAGACGGAGCACAGCATCTGGTCGGAGCGCTTCGACAGCAGCGCCGCCGACATCTTCGACCTGCAGGACGAGATCTCGGAGCTGGTCGCCTCGCGCCTCGAGGCCGAGCTCGGCCTGAGCGAGCAGCGCAAGGCCGAGCGCAAGCCGCGCAAGAATCTCGGCGCGTGGGATCTGTACCAGCTCGGCTGCGCCGAGTTCTACAAGTTCACGCCGGAAGCCAATCGCCGCAGCCAGGAGCTGTTGCGGGAGTCGATCCGGCTCGACCCCGCCTTCCCCGGGGCGCATGCGCGGCTGGCCTACGCCATCATCCTCAGCATGGTGTATTTCGACGCGCCGTCGGAGGCGGCGGCGATGGACGAGGCCCTGGCCGCGGCCAGGCGGGCCGTCGAGCTCGACGACCAGGACGCACAGGGTTTCTGCTTCCTCGGCCGGGTTCACCTGGCGCGACAGGAATACGATCAGGCGCTGGCCGCTCTGGAGCACGCGCTACGGCTCAACCCCTGCCTCGCGGTCTCGTACTGCGCCCTGGCGGATTCGCTGACCTACGAGGGACGACTCGACGAGGCGATCACCAATTTCGAGGTCGCGATCCGGCTGAGCCCGCACGACCCGTTCCGCTGGGCCTTCTATTCATACCGCTCGCTTGCCCACATATTCCGCGGCGAGCACGAGGCGGCGGTGAACTGGGCGCGCCGGGCGGTGCAGGTGCCGAACGCCCAGTACTGGGCGACGGCGCACCTGGTCGCCGCGCTCGGCCATCTTGGCGACCGCTCGCAGATCGAACGCGCTGTCGCCGACCTGCGACGGATCAAGCCCGGCTTTTCGGTCGCCTTCGCCAAGGAGCACCTGTTCTACCTCAAGCGCACAGAGCAGCTCGAAACCTATCTGGACGGCTTGAGGAAGGCCGGTGTGCCGTGA
- a CDS encoding alpha/beta fold hydrolase, with translation MDAARAQAGVANVGPLDDPFRQALRREVARRLDRLAAGVQAYRGHPSGRTLDDPPVVWREGSTVLRDVGAADGVRCAADATPVLVVPSLVNRWQVLDLAPGRSFVRALASEGLRPYVVDWGTPGEAERDLDTAGCVVRLGRALAWLRARAGGPLPVIGYCMGGTLAAGLAAHRPRDVSALVALAAPWDFHADRAGQGLLVATGPWLAELAMRVGELPTDAIQALFWSLDPWLVVSKFQRFAAMDMNSDAARDFVLLEDWLNDGAPLPALVARDCLIGWYGENQPGRGTWKVARRRVRPREIATRALVVIPANDRIVPPASAAGLVGPDGLANATRLDLPLGHIGMMVGSRAVERCWRPVIDWLKAGA, from the coding sequence ATCGACGCGGCGCGCGCGCAGGCCGGCGTCGCCAATGTCGGGCCGCTCGACGATCCGTTCCGCCAGGCCCTGCGCCGCGAGGTGGCGCGCCGGCTCGACCGGCTGGCGGCCGGCGTGCAGGCCTATCGCGGGCATCCTTCCGGCCGCACGCTCGACGATCCGCCGGTGGTGTGGCGCGAAGGCTCGACGGTGCTGCGCGATGTCGGCGCGGCCGACGGCGTGCGCTGCGCCGCCGACGCGACGCCGGTGCTGGTGGTGCCCTCGCTGGTCAATCGCTGGCAGGTGCTCGACCTCGCGCCCGGCCGCAGCTTCGTGCGCGCGCTGGCGAGCGAGGGCTTGCGCCCCTACGTCGTCGACTGGGGCACGCCGGGCGAGGCGGAGCGCGATCTCGACACCGCGGGCTGCGTCGTGCGGCTGGGCCGGGCGCTCGCCTGGCTCAGGGCGCGCGCCGGCGGGCCGTTGCCGGTGATCGGCTACTGCATGGGTGGCACCCTGGCCGCCGGGCTGGCGGCGCATCGGCCGCGCGATGTCTCGGCGCTGGTGGCGCTGGCCGCACCGTGGGATTTCCACGCCGATCGCGCCGGGCAGGGGCTGCTGGTGGCGACCGGGCCGTGGCTCGCCGAGCTGGCGATGCGCGTGGGCGAGCTGCCCACCGACGCGATCCAGGCGCTGTTCTGGTCGCTCGATCCCTGGCTGGTGGTCAGCAAGTTCCAGCGCTTCGCCGCCATGGACATGAATTCCGACGCGGCGCGTGACTTCGTGCTGCTTGAGGACTGGCTCAACGACGGCGCGCCGCTGCCGGCCCTGGTGGCGCGCGACTGCCTGATCGGCTGGTACGGCGAGAACCAGCCCGGCCGCGGCACGTGGAAGGTGGCGCGCCGGCGGGTGCGGCCGCGCGAGATCGCGACGCGCGCGCTGGTGGTGATCCCGGCCAACGACCGCATCGTGCCGCCGGCCTCCGCCGCCGGGCTGGTCGGGCCCGACGGGCTGGCCAACGCCACGCGGCTCGACCTGCCGCTGGGCCATATCGGCATGATGGTCGGCTCGCGCGCCGTCGAGCGCTGCTGGCGCCCGGTGATCGACTGGCTCAAGGCCGGTGCATGA
- a CDS encoding AAA family ATPase, whose amino-acid sequence MGPLQRFNAICAADWQGKPIPQRRWLIPGLLIRGSVTMLNGDGGVGKSLLVQQLATAMATARPFLGIEPQPHPVRSLSIFCEDDAEELHFRQAQINAHYGCDMRDLGAMTMLSRVGLENGLMAFDRRTDEGKEMVFYHQLEHAIRESGAELTIIDTAADTFIGNENIRTQVRQFVGALRRLAKINDGGVILNAHPSLTGLNSGSGLSGSTAWHNTVRGRLYLTKPQTMEGEDDEETDQRLLKLMKSNYGRAGEKLRLVWRDHVFVLEERARGTGGTFVDRLELDNTVLAGLRRLVGNGVLVPADSQAKNGLAIRLRTFPSCRRWSWQAMTAAQERLVALGKIVKVELGSPSKRRLYVRPHDMTLPGEVGT is encoded by the coding sequence ATGGGCCCACTTCAGAGATTCAACGCGATCTGCGCGGCGGACTGGCAGGGCAAGCCGATCCCGCAACGCCGCTGGCTGATCCCCGGCCTGCTGATCCGCGGCTCGGTGACGATGCTCAACGGCGACGGCGGCGTCGGCAAGTCGCTGCTGGTCCAGCAGCTGGCCACGGCGATGGCGACGGCGCGGCCATTCCTCGGCATCGAGCCGCAGCCGCACCCGGTGCGCTCGCTGTCGATCTTCTGCGAGGACGACGCCGAGGAGCTGCATTTCCGCCAGGCACAGATCAACGCCCATTACGGCTGCGACATGCGCGACCTGGGGGCGATGACCATGCTCAGCCGCGTCGGGCTGGAGAACGGGCTGATGGCCTTCGATCGCCGCACCGACGAGGGCAAGGAAATGGTGTTCTATCACCAGCTCGAGCACGCGATCCGCGAGAGCGGCGCCGAGCTGACCATCATCGACACCGCGGCCGACACCTTCATCGGCAACGAGAACATCCGCACCCAGGTGCGCCAGTTCGTCGGCGCGCTGCGCCGGCTGGCGAAGATCAACGACGGCGGCGTGATCCTCAACGCCCATCCCTCGCTCACCGGGCTCAACAGCGGCTCGGGGCTGAGCGGCAGCACGGCCTGGCACAACACCGTGCGCGGCCGCCTCTATCTCACCAAGCCGCAGACCATGGAGGGCGAGGACGACGAGGAGACCGACCAACGCCTGCTGAAGCTGATGAAGAGCAACTACGGCCGCGCCGGCGAGAAGCTCAGGCTGGTCTGGCGCGACCATGTCTTCGTGCTGGAGGAGCGCGCCCGCGGCACGGGCGGCACCTTCGTCGACCGCCTCGAGCTCGACAACACCGTGCTCGCCGGCCTGCGCAGGCTGGTCGGCAACGGCGTGCTGGTGCCGGCCGACAGCCAGGCCAAGAACGGCCTGGCGATCAGGCTGCGCACGTTCCCGTCATGCCGGCGCTGGAGCTGGCAGGCGATGACCGCCGCGCAGGAGCGCCTGGTCGCGCTGGGCAAGATCGTGAAGGTCGAGCTGGGCTCGCCCAGCAAACGCCGCCTCTACGTGCGACCGCACGACATGACCCTGCCGGGTGAAGTCGGCACATGA
- a CDS encoding pyrophosphatase, whose amino-acid sequence MNIDDYGKWARQAGGEETTADSPDTHLAILAFSLMGDASEVGEIVKRRLQGGTLDRAHLAHELGDAIYYWARLCAAAGVAPSAVLTESRRHVEARLAKRQQGAR is encoded by the coding sequence ATGAACATCGATGACTACGGCAAATGGGCGCGTCAGGCGGGTGGCGAGGAGACGACGGCGGACTCGCCCGATACGCACCTGGCGATCCTCGCCTTCTCGCTGATGGGCGACGCCAGCGAGGTCGGCGAGATCGTCAAGCGGCGCCTGCAGGGCGGCACGCTCGATCGCGCGCATCTCGCCCACGAGCTGGGCGACGCCATCTACTACTGGGCACGCCTTTGCGCGGCCGCCGGCGTGGCGCCATCCGCCGTACTCACCGAGAGTCGTCGCCACGTCGAAGCGCGGCTCGCCAAGCGGCAGCAAGGCGCGCGATAG
- a CDS encoding flippase-like domain-containing protein, whose translation MNPTLRRIVMAVLGVAIGALCLWLSARNVDWAEAARIFRAADLGGILTGVALYGAAMIMRAIRWRAILAFRAPVGAGMSLQALLAGYAVNAALPARLGELFRADYLARRTGLSRSGVLASIVVERLLDLLAVVGLLAVGLALHGGSDPASRHALIGGAAVASIGIGVLLLIATRLSQANAEAALALLIARLPGGRALANRLGAMLGDFAQLLRIVRTPRFALVALGTLPIWAVEVCSIWSICGAVGVDLSPAGMLSLMGGASLSTLLPTAPGYVGSYQIAYVLILGQFDVDATSAIVAASTVQIYLIGGYTLVGLATWAGSSVLAATRGNMTKARP comes from the coding sequence ATGAACCCTACCCTGCGCCGGATCGTGATGGCGGTGCTGGGCGTCGCCATCGGCGCGCTGTGCCTGTGGCTGTCGGCGCGCAACGTCGACTGGGCCGAAGCCGCGCGCATCTTCCGCGCCGCCGATCTCGGCGGCATCCTCACCGGCGTGGCGCTGTACGGCGCGGCGATGATCATGCGCGCGATCCGCTGGCGCGCCATCCTCGCCTTCCGCGCGCCGGTCGGCGCCGGCATGAGCCTGCAGGCGCTGCTCGCCGGCTACGCCGTCAACGCCGCGCTGCCGGCGCGGCTGGGCGAGCTGTTCCGCGCCGACTACCTGGCGCGCCGCACCGGGCTGTCGCGCTCGGGCGTGCTGGCCTCGATCGTCGTCGAGCGGCTGCTCGACCTGCTGGCGGTGGTCGGCCTGCTTGCCGTCGGCCTGGCGCTGCATGGCGGCAGCGACCCGGCCAGCCGCCACGCGCTGATCGGCGGCGCCGCGGTCGCCTCCATCGGCATCGGCGTGCTGCTGCTGATCGCTACGCGGCTGTCGCAGGCCAATGCCGAGGCGGCGCTGGCGCTGCTGATCGCGCGCCTGCCCGGCGGTCGGGCGCTGGCCAACCGGCTGGGCGCCATGCTGGGCGATTTCGCGCAGCTGCTGCGGATCGTGCGCACGCCGCGCTTCGCCCTCGTGGCGCTCGGCACCCTGCCGATCTGGGCGGTCGAGGTCTGCTCGATCTGGTCGATCTGCGGCGCCGTCGGCGTCGATCTGTCGCCGGCCGGCATGCTGTCGCTGATGGGCGGCGCCAGCCTCAGCACCCTGCTGCCCACCGCGCCCGGCTATGTCGGCAGCTATCAGATCGCCTATGTCCTGATCCTCGGCCAGTTCGACGTCGACGCCACCTCGGCGATCGTCGCGGCGAGCACGGTGCAGATCTACCTGATCGGCGGCTATACCCTGGTCGGGCTGGCGACCTGGGCGGGCTCGTCCGTGCTGGCGGCGACACGCGGCAACATGACGAAGGCGCGGCCATGA
- a CDS encoding class I SAM-dependent methyltransferase, with protein sequence MSDTAMAEAYERDLVPNVFRPWAEAVIEPLGLRAGQHVLDVACGTGIAARTAARHVGASGSVVGVDNNEAMLEVARRAPSEPGASPIEWLCADACRLPYRDAMFDLVTCFEGLQFFPDRSRALDGFRRLLRRRGRFTGTSWGPIEQNPGYQALSEGLARFVSADAGRLTSFVFSHPDEIHTLLTQAGFVDVHVEARHLVRRVPSARSFIGWIASGAPYSRQRLALLSEKDREGFLEHVDLRLARYVHDEGLMMPFVRYVFFGSV encoded by the coding sequence ATGTCGGACACTGCGATGGCAGAGGCATATGAACGGGATCTGGTGCCCAATGTGTTCCGCCCCTGGGCCGAGGCCGTCATCGAACCGCTCGGTCTCAGGGCCGGGCAGCATGTCCTCGACGTCGCGTGTGGTACCGGCATTGCCGCGCGAACCGCCGCTCGGCATGTCGGTGCCAGCGGGTCCGTCGTCGGCGTCGACAACAACGAAGCCATGCTGGAAGTGGCACGGCGTGCGCCTTCGGAGCCCGGCGCCTCACCGATCGAATGGCTATGCGCCGATGCCTGCCGACTCCCCTACCGCGACGCGATGTTCGATCTCGTGACGTGCTTCGAGGGGCTCCAGTTTTTTCCAGACCGGTCGAGAGCGCTCGACGGGTTCCGGCGCCTGTTGCGCAGGCGAGGGCGCTTCACAGGAACCTCGTGGGGACCGATTGAGCAGAACCCGGGATATCAGGCCCTCTCGGAGGGGCTCGCTCGCTTCGTGTCGGCCGATGCCGGCCGGCTGACCTCTTTTGTGTTCTCGCACCCGGATGAGATCCACACGCTCCTGACGCAGGCCGGATTTGTCGATGTGCATGTCGAGGCACGACACCTCGTGCGTCGGGTGCCATCGGCCCGATCGTTCATCGGATGGATCGCGTCGGGAGCCCCATACTCCCGTCAGCGGCTGGCATTGCTGAGCGAGAAAGACCGGGAAGGATTCCTGGAGCACGTCGATCTGAGATTGGCGCGGTACGTTCACGACGAGGGCCTGATGATGCCATTCGTCCGATATGTCTTCTTTGGATCGGTGTAA
- a CDS encoding LytTR family transcriptional regulator — MVQVDRAMIPRRPDWRLVALWAAALGLSFVTRTWTLVTDAARARFPMGWAEALTLEGTSHAAIFALLPAIYWAHRRWPLMAGWRNLAVHALGSVVFCVVHVAAMLALRLALYPLIVGRAYQYGALPEQLLYEYGKDVVTYAILSAGTIAFAQFLVRREEARPPEPPPPPPIEPLERFAVRKRGREILLDAGDIAWIEAAGNYAVLHVGGQTYEVRSSLTKLEGELDPRRFVRVHKSYMVNIARVREVEPWMSGDWRIRMDDGAEVSLSRRYRDRFEAVAPVKA, encoded by the coding sequence ATGGTCCAGGTCGATCGAGCCATGATCCCGCGTCGGCCGGATTGGCGGCTGGTGGCGCTGTGGGCCGCCGCGCTGGGGCTGTCCTTCGTCACCCGGACCTGGACGCTGGTGACGGATGCGGCGCGCGCGCGATTCCCCATGGGCTGGGCCGAGGCGCTGACGCTCGAGGGCACCAGCCACGCCGCGATCTTCGCGCTGCTGCCGGCGATCTACTGGGCGCATCGGCGCTGGCCGCTGATGGCGGGCTGGCGCAATCTCGCGGTGCATGCGCTGGGCAGCGTGGTGTTCTGCGTCGTGCATGTCGCGGCCATGCTGGCGCTCAGGCTGGCGCTCTATCCGCTGATCGTCGGCCGCGCCTATCAGTACGGCGCGCTGCCCGAGCAGCTGCTCTACGAGTACGGCAAGGATGTCGTGACCTACGCCATCCTCAGCGCCGGCACCATCGCCTTCGCCCAGTTCCTGGTGCGGCGCGAGGAGGCCAGGCCGCCCGAGCCGCCGCCACCACCGCCGATCGAGCCGCTCGAGCGCTTCGCGGTGCGCAAGCGCGGCAGGGAGATCCTGCTCGACGCCGGCGACATCGCCTGGATCGAGGCGGCCGGCAACTACGCCGTGCTGCATGTCGGCGGCCAGACCTACGAGGTGCGGTCGTCCCTGACGAAGCTCGAAGGCGAGCTCGATCCGCGCCGCTTCGTGCGTGTGCACAAGAGCTACATGGTCAACATCGCGCGCGTGCGCGAGGTCGAGCCGTGGATGAGCGGCGACTGGCGCATCCGGATGGACGATGGCGCCGAGGTCAGCCTCAGCCGGCGGTATCGCGATCGGTTCGAGGCGGTGGCGCCGGTGAAGGCGTAG
- a CDS encoding glycosyltransferase family 2 protein, with product MLLSIVIPVYNERETLPRIIRAVTQVLPGIAREIVLVDDCSKDGTRAWIEAAFPAETNVIAGVHRAADGTIAFLSPTDAAAAPEDSFEKVAGPVSIRPLLHEKNGGKGRALRTGFAAVTGDVVVIQDSDLEYDPSDWTAMFRLMQIGVADVVYGSRFYGRPHRALYLYHYLGNRTISALFNVLFDQTLTDLETCYKMFRREVIAGVDLVSDDFGIEVELSSVFARPKRWRIYECAINYYGRTYAEGKKIGWRDGVLALWYVVKFRFKRPGRV from the coding sequence CTGCTGCTGTCGATCGTCATCCCGGTCTACAACGAGCGCGAGACCCTGCCGCGCATCATCCGCGCCGTGACCCAGGTGCTTCCCGGAATCGCGCGCGAGATCGTGCTGGTCGACGATTGCTCGAAGGACGGCACGCGGGCGTGGATCGAGGCCGCCTTCCCGGCCGAGACCAATGTCATCGCCGGCGTGCATCGCGCGGCCGACGGCACGATCGCCTTCCTCTCGCCGACCGACGCGGCGGCGGCGCCCGAGGACAGCTTCGAGAAGGTCGCCGGCCCGGTGAGCATCCGCCCGCTGTTGCACGAGAAGAACGGCGGCAAGGGCCGCGCTCTGCGCACCGGCTTCGCCGCAGTCACCGGCGACGTGGTGGTGATCCAGGACTCCGATCTCGAATACGATCCGTCGGACTGGACGGCGATGTTCCGGCTGATGCAGATCGGCGTCGCCGACGTGGTCTACGGCTCGCGCTTCTACGGCCGCCCGCACCGCGCGCTGTACCTCTACCACTACCTCGGCAACCGCACGATCTCGGCGCTGTTCAACGTGCTGTTCGACCAGACGCTGACCGACCTCGAGACCTGCTACAAGATGTTCCGCCGCGAGGTGATCGCGGGCGTCGACCTCGTCAGCGACGATTTCGGCATCGAGGTCGAGCTGTCGTCGGTCTTCGCGCGGCCCAAGCGCTGGCGAATCTACGAATGCGCCATCAACTACTACGGACGCACCTACGCCGAGGGCAAGAAGATCGGCTGGCGCGATGGCGTGCTGGCGCTGTGGTACGTCGTGAAGTTCCGCTTCAAGCGGCCGGGACGGGTGTGA